In Streptomyces sp. NBC_00878, a single window of DNA contains:
- a CDS encoding ABC transporter ATP-binding protein: protein MSTRTAQGVRNGHGGDVVCAVRDLTKTYPAVRGRRGVPGTPEVRATDGVRIDIRRGEIFGLLGPNGAGKTTLVRQLTGLMRPDRGSVEILGHDIVAHPERAARILAYLGQESTALDELTVSLAAETTGRLRGLDVRTARAERDTVLEELGLTALASRPLKKLSGGQRRLACFATTLVGARPFLVLDEPTTGMDPVARRAVWAAVDRRRAEHATTVLLVTHNVIEAETVLDRVAVLDTGRVIACDTPSGLKEQVAGEVRLELVWRERAPLDVPEVAALRDRAVESGRRWSLRLAPEEARAAVAAVTGGAAFAALDDFTLATPSLEDVYLALGGSAGNVRGLVKA from the coding sequence GTGAGTACGCGCACCGCACAGGGAGTCCGGAACGGGCACGGTGGGGATGTCGTGTGCGCGGTACGGGATCTGACGAAGACCTATCCGGCGGTGCGCGGGCGGCGCGGAGTGCCCGGGACGCCCGAGGTGCGGGCCACCGACGGGGTACGGATCGACATCCGGCGCGGGGAGATCTTCGGGCTGCTCGGGCCGAACGGAGCAGGCAAGACCACCCTCGTACGGCAGCTGACGGGGCTGATGCGGCCCGACCGCGGCAGCGTCGAGATCCTCGGGCACGACATCGTGGCCCACCCCGAGCGGGCGGCGCGGATCCTCGCGTACCTCGGACAGGAGTCCACCGCGCTCGACGAGCTGACCGTGTCGCTCGCCGCGGAGACCACCGGGCGGCTGCGCGGGCTCGACGTACGTACCGCGCGGGCCGAGCGGGACACGGTCCTGGAGGAGCTGGGGCTCACCGCGCTCGCCTCGCGCCCGCTCAAGAAGCTGTCCGGCGGGCAGCGGCGGCTCGCCTGCTTCGCCACCACGCTCGTCGGCGCGCGGCCGTTCCTCGTCCTCGACGAGCCGACCACCGGCATGGACCCCGTCGCCCGCCGCGCCGTCTGGGCCGCCGTCGACCGGCGCCGGGCCGAGCACGCCACGACGGTCCTCCTGGTCACCCACAACGTCATCGAGGCGGAGACGGTCCTCGACCGAGTCGCCGTCCTGGACACGGGCCGTGTCATCGCCTGCGACACCCCCTCCGGGCTGAAGGAGCAGGTCGCCGGCGAGGTGCGCCTCGAACTCGTCTGGCGCGAGCGCGCGCCCCTCGACGTGCCCGAAGTCGCCGCTCTGCGCGACCGGGCCGTAGAGTCGGGCCGTCGCTGGTCGCTGCGGCTCGCCCCCGAGGAGGCCCGCGCGGCCGTTGCGGCCGTCACCGGCGGCGCCGCCTTCGCGGCCCTGGACGACTTCACGCTCGCCACCCCGAGCCTGGAAGACGTGTACCTGGCGCTGGGCGGCAGCGCCGGAAACGTACGGGGGTTGGTCAAGGCATGA